The Oryzias latipes chromosome 16, ASM223467v1 genome includes a region encoding these proteins:
- the LOC101155380 gene encoding sorting nexin-27-like isoform X1 gives MMADVEGQDICSPVPPLPHPTSCSGADSGNVTPDAGGGGVQTPATVTSGPRPVRIVKSDSGYGFNVRGQVSEGGQLRSINGELYAPLQHVSAVLPGGAADRAGISKGDRILEVNGVNVEGATHKQVVDLIRAGERELVLTVLSVPPQEADCLDLGDDGSAQSCYDYSDKQAVPISIPSYKHTDLNSEKFVVYHVYMAGRQLCSKRYREFVILHQNLKREFGSFAFPKLPGKWPFSLSEQQLDARRRGLEEYLEKVCSVRVIGESDIMQEFLSESDENYNGVSDVELRIAMPDKTTLTVRVRKNSTTDQVYQAVVMKLGMDSVTASYFALFEVINHTFVRKLAPNEFPHKLYVQNYTSAIPGTCLTLRKWLFTTKEEVLLNENLLAVSYFFHQAVDDLKKGFVKAEQKSYQLQKLAEQKKMATYLSLLRSCEGYNEIIFPHCSCDSRRKGHVITAISIQHFKLHACTEDGTLENQVIAFDWAEMQRWDTDEEGMAFCFEYARGEKKPRWVKIFTPYFNYMHECFERIFCELKWRKEVEEEATDKDNKNCSKDEYFPAAEAQTGWGYVGREIIAS, from the exons ATGATGGCGGACGTCGAGGGACAAGACATTTGTTCGCCGGTCCCTCCTCTGCCTCACCCTACATCCTGCAGCGGCGCGGATAGCGGTAACGTTACTCCAGACGCCGGCGGCGGTGGTGTCCAGACCCCAGCTACTGTTACCTCGGGCCCACGACCGGTTCGAATTGTGAAGTCGGACTCGGGCTACGGTTTCAATGTCCGGGGACAAGTTAGTGAAGGAGGGCAGCTCCGAAGCATTAACGGGGAACTGTACGCGCCACTGCAGCACGTTAGTGCTGTCCTACCGGGGGGAGCCGCTGACAGAGCAGGCATCTCCAAGGGTGACAGGATCCTCGAGGT CAATGGTGTGAACGTGGAAGGGGCTACGCACAAGCAGGTGGTGGATCTGATCCGCGCCGGCGAGAGAGAGCTGGTGCTCACCGTGCTGTCTGTGCCGCCACAGGAGGCTGACTGTCTGGATCTGGGCGACGACGGATCAGCCCAGTCCTGTTATGACTACTCTGACAAGCAAGCCGTTCCCATCTCcattcccagctacaaacacACGGATCTCAACAGCGAAAAGTTTGTG GTATATCATGTCTACATGGCAGGGAGACAGCTGTGTTCCAAGCGCTACCGGGAATTTGTGATTTTGCACCAAAACCTGAAGAGGGAATTTGGCAGTTTTGCATTTCCGAAGCTGCCTGGGAAATGGCCGTTTTCTCTGTCGGAGCAGCAGTTGGATGCGCGACGCAGAGGCTTGGAGGAATACTTGGAGAAAG tatgCTCTGTACGGGTAATAGGAGAAAGCGACATTATGCAGGAGTTTTTGTCTGAATCAGATGAG AATTATAATGGGGTGTCAGATGTGGAACTGAGAATAGCAATGCCCGATAAAACTACACTCACAGTCAGAGTTCGCAAAAACTCTACAACAGACCAAGTGTATCAG gccGTAGTTATGAAACTTGGGATGGACAGCGTAACAGCCAGTTACTTTGCTCTGTTTGAGGTCATCAACCACACATTTG TGCGTAAGCTTGCGCCCAACGAGTTCCCCCACAAACTATACGTACAGAACTATACCTCAGCCATTCCTGGAACCTGCCTCACCCTGCGGAAGTGGCTTTTCACAACAAAAGAAGAGGTTCTGCTCAATGAAAACCTGCTTGCCGTCAGCTACTTCTTTCATCAG GCTGTTGACGACTTGAAGAAAGGATTCGTGAAAGCTGAACAGAAGTCCTACCAGTTACAGAAACTcgcagagcaaaagaaaatggcCACG tacCTGAGTTTGTTGAGGAGCTGTGAAGGCTACAATGAAATCATCTTCCCTCACTGTTCTTGCGACTCCCGGCGGAAAGGCCACGTAATCACAGCCATCAGTATACAGCACTTCAAGCTGCACGCCTGTACAGAAGATGGCACACTAGAG AACCAGGTTATTGCATTTGACTGGGCCGAGATGCAGAGGTGGGACACAGATGAAGAGGGCATGGCTTTCTGCTTCGAATATGCAAGAGGTGAAAAGAAACCGCGCTGGGTAAAGATATTTACACCATAT TTTAACTACATGCACGAGTGCTTTGAGAGAATCTTCTGTGAGCTCAAGTGGAGAAAGGAG GTAGAAGAAGAGGCAACAGATAAGGACAACAAGAACTGCAGTAAAGATG AATATTTTCCAGCTGCTGAGGCACAGACGGGATGGGGGTACGTAGGAAGAGAGATCATCGCCTCTTAG
- the LOC101155380 gene encoding sorting nexin-27-like isoform X2, which yields MMADVEGQDICSPVPPLPHPTSCSGADSGNVTPDAGGGGVQTPATVTSGPRPVRIVKSDSGYGFNVRGQVSEGGQLRSINGELYAPLQHVSAVLPGGAADRAGISKGDRILEVNGVNVEGATHKQVVDLIRAGERELVLTVLSVPPQEADCLDLGDDGSAQSCYDYSDKQAVPISIPSYKHTDLNSEKFVVYHVYMAGRQLCSKRYREFVILHQNLKREFGSFAFPKLPGKWPFSLSEQQLDARRRGLEEYLEKVCSVRVIGESDIMQEFLSESDENYNGVSDVELRIAMPDKTTLTVRVRKNSTTDQVYQAVVMKLGMDSVTASYFALFEVINHTFVRKLAPNEFPHKLYVQNYTSAIPGTCLTLRKWLFTTKEEVLLNENLLAVSYFFHQAVDDLKKGFVKAEQKSYQLQKLAEQKKMATYLSLLRSCEGYNEIIFPHCSCDSRRKGHVITAISIQHFKLHACTEDGTLENQVIAFDWAEMQRWDTDEEGMAFCFEYARGEKKPRWVKIFTPYFNYMHECFERIFCELKWRKEVEEEATDKDNKNCSKDGMCGKNIFQLLRHRRDGGT from the exons ATGATGGCGGACGTCGAGGGACAAGACATTTGTTCGCCGGTCCCTCCTCTGCCTCACCCTACATCCTGCAGCGGCGCGGATAGCGGTAACGTTACTCCAGACGCCGGCGGCGGTGGTGTCCAGACCCCAGCTACTGTTACCTCGGGCCCACGACCGGTTCGAATTGTGAAGTCGGACTCGGGCTACGGTTTCAATGTCCGGGGACAAGTTAGTGAAGGAGGGCAGCTCCGAAGCATTAACGGGGAACTGTACGCGCCACTGCAGCACGTTAGTGCTGTCCTACCGGGGGGAGCCGCTGACAGAGCAGGCATCTCCAAGGGTGACAGGATCCTCGAGGT CAATGGTGTGAACGTGGAAGGGGCTACGCACAAGCAGGTGGTGGATCTGATCCGCGCCGGCGAGAGAGAGCTGGTGCTCACCGTGCTGTCTGTGCCGCCACAGGAGGCTGACTGTCTGGATCTGGGCGACGACGGATCAGCCCAGTCCTGTTATGACTACTCTGACAAGCAAGCCGTTCCCATCTCcattcccagctacaaacacACGGATCTCAACAGCGAAAAGTTTGTG GTATATCATGTCTACATGGCAGGGAGACAGCTGTGTTCCAAGCGCTACCGGGAATTTGTGATTTTGCACCAAAACCTGAAGAGGGAATTTGGCAGTTTTGCATTTCCGAAGCTGCCTGGGAAATGGCCGTTTTCTCTGTCGGAGCAGCAGTTGGATGCGCGACGCAGAGGCTTGGAGGAATACTTGGAGAAAG tatgCTCTGTACGGGTAATAGGAGAAAGCGACATTATGCAGGAGTTTTTGTCTGAATCAGATGAG AATTATAATGGGGTGTCAGATGTGGAACTGAGAATAGCAATGCCCGATAAAACTACACTCACAGTCAGAGTTCGCAAAAACTCTACAACAGACCAAGTGTATCAG gccGTAGTTATGAAACTTGGGATGGACAGCGTAACAGCCAGTTACTTTGCTCTGTTTGAGGTCATCAACCACACATTTG TGCGTAAGCTTGCGCCCAACGAGTTCCCCCACAAACTATACGTACAGAACTATACCTCAGCCATTCCTGGAACCTGCCTCACCCTGCGGAAGTGGCTTTTCACAACAAAAGAAGAGGTTCTGCTCAATGAAAACCTGCTTGCCGTCAGCTACTTCTTTCATCAG GCTGTTGACGACTTGAAGAAAGGATTCGTGAAAGCTGAACAGAAGTCCTACCAGTTACAGAAACTcgcagagcaaaagaaaatggcCACG tacCTGAGTTTGTTGAGGAGCTGTGAAGGCTACAATGAAATCATCTTCCCTCACTGTTCTTGCGACTCCCGGCGGAAAGGCCACGTAATCACAGCCATCAGTATACAGCACTTCAAGCTGCACGCCTGTACAGAAGATGGCACACTAGAG AACCAGGTTATTGCATTTGACTGGGCCGAGATGCAGAGGTGGGACACAGATGAAGAGGGCATGGCTTTCTGCTTCGAATATGCAAGAGGTGAAAAGAAACCGCGCTGGGTAAAGATATTTACACCATAT TTTAACTACATGCACGAGTGCTTTGAGAGAATCTTCTGTGAGCTCAAGTGGAGAAAGGAG GTAGAAGAAGAGGCAACAGATAAGGACAACAAGAACTGCAGTAAAGATGGTATGTGTGGAAAG AATATTTTCCAGCTGCTGAGGCACAGACGGGATGGGGGTACGTAG
- the LOC111948957 gene encoding protein S100-G-like, translating to MTTIFEAITILRQVFDKYAGKEGDPKTLTKKEVLELLKEQLGEAPSSKAELDDFFNMLDDDGDGVVDFNEYVVLCASLALMLAP from the exons ATGACTACAATCTTTGAGGCAATCACAATTCTCAGGCAGGTTTTTGACAAGTATGCTGGGAAAGAAGGAGATCCAAAGACTCTAACAAAGAAGGAAGTCTTAGAACTGCTGAAGGAGCAGCTTGGAGAAGCT ccTTCAAGCAAAGCAGAATTGGACGATTTTTTCAATATGCTCGATGATGATGGCGACGGCGTTGTCGATTTCAACGAGTATGTGGTCCTATGCGCAAGCTTGGCTTTGATGTTGGCCCCCTAA